A single region of the Betta splendens chromosome 12, fBetSpl5.4, whole genome shotgun sequence genome encodes:
- the ttc28 gene encoding tetratricopeptide repeat protein 28 isoform X4, protein MMKWQPRKKAYFRQGVALQFLGRHADALAAFASGLAQDPKSLQLLVGMVEAAMKSSLRDTLEPTYQQLQRMKLDKSPFVVVSVVGQELLSHGFHGASVVVLEAGLKIGTCSLKLRGSVFSALSSAYWSLGNAEKSLAYMQQDLEVTKTLGDQSGECRAHGNLGSALFSKGSYREALANHRHQLVLAMKLKDREAASAALSSLGHVYTAIGDYPNALASHKQCVLLARQTQCRLSEARQLGNMGAVYTALGDVANAVQCHEQHLEMAKTLENRREEARAYSNLGSAYHSQRDFDKAVSFHRRVLQLARDLGDRAIEMRAYAGLGHAARCMQDMDGARQHHQRQLEMAQELQDRAAQGRACSNLGIIHQMKGEYEAALKLHKAHLSLVQELGDYAAQGRAYGNMGNAYHALGIYDQAVRYHRQELQISLEVNDRSSQASTHGNLAVAYQALGAHDRALQHYLHHLSIAQELQDSQSEARALANLGNFHSWRGEYAQALPYYQKYLALAPGLQDLEGEGKVCHNLGYAHCCLGQYRDAVRYYEQDLALAKDLQDKLAQAKAYCNLGLAHKALGEFSKAEECQRYLLSLAQALDNTQAVFRAFGNLGDLCVCRADLSGAVRFYQQQLSLAQQVSNRKMEADAYSALGSVHRLLRQLEAALSFHSQELTLRKDLGDQRGECRSLGHLAAVHMALGDYATTLQCYEGQLGLAQGLRDAQLEAQVHGNMGITKINMGVFEEAIGYFEQQLAMLQQLSGTESMLDRGRAYGNLADCYDALGDYEEAIQYYEKYLTVAQSLSRVQDQEKAYRGLGSSHRSMGSLQQALVCFEKRLVVAHELGGAAGGKAQAYGELGTLHSQLGNYEQALSCLEHQLHIARTAGDTSLEAEASDALGSVYHLMADNETALQWHQRALDIAEQTGCVRSQGRAYGNLGLSYECLGNYERAVVFQEQHLSIAAQTSDLTAKTLAYGSLGRIHHVLQNYAQAVMYLQEGLRLAEQLGRREDEAKIRHRLGLSLWASGNLEEAQHQLYRASVLFETIRHEMQHSKDYKLSLFDLQTSSYQALQRVLVSLGRYEEALAIAERGRTRAFADLLVERQKGSQQAVSADPYIPVTVEHILETVNGQKAMVLYYSLAGGFLYSWLICPGAGIVKFNEVYLAETGAEASELQDAGGGGTAGVHLPLDQYIANAREALGVDSHASRVCSSSETESEAGDLLEQQFEELNHKLSPATDPTGYLRMVSRNNLFNRSCQSMTSLYSTTVSPAKDALGSPLSQSSSVSKPPLRALYDLLIAPMEVGLMHISGPVGRHRQLILVLEGELYLIPFALLKGSSSNEYLYERFSLISVPSLASLGATVRPHPRRSGPLLCSDGGSVAAVIGAPQLPPSVMDRWLWGPLPSAEDEALWLGEQLGCRPLTGTSATKERVLAALSQTECVHFATHISWKLAAVVLAPSPEHAAGEGPGGRAKQKSVCRASASVETTNQDKTQGHSSPERLPGAEDTGEDVESVCDSPSLQDFLLTAADILDLCLSVKLVVLRSYSESSSRVTADGVVGLTRAFLAAGVQCVCVSLWPVPVAASKLFTHTLYTALLNGTKASYALTEAMKALQSSKHFSHPSNWAGYMLIGNDVTLNSPMSLVGQALTEILQHPERARDALRVLLHLVEKSLQRMQSGQSNPMYTSQQSVENKVGGVPGWQALLSAVGFRLDFSGSGAGLPAAVFFPTSDPGDRLQQCSTTLQSLLGLSPPALQALCKLVSACEAGEQLIHKLHQVLVQLQSGDKEQDFSLAPIQVSISVQLWRLPGCHEFLAALGFDLCEVGQEEVVLKTGKQASRRTMHFALQSLLALFDSTELPKRLSMDSSSSLESLSSSQSASQPHSLPLSFSCYPPQPSFIPPACPDNLSCDAISVYSLSSLASSLSFLSRPEPAGSDIISQRSHQQEPERARGGGLYRHSGALPRGRLGNHEGGEDEAYEGYSIISSEPLGRGGRDCDTLPLPAGHRYSRGTAGRHGYPVSNSSKGSLSTPTSPIKAPPPAPPQTLPNRHQQESSSPQKTMKGKVSSSDSDQSSTETDSTVKSQEERKGPAGQMDPQKLAQKILEETQSHMQAVENMQKANVRGTTLGAPEAHARQQSVSTPTTPTLTPNGGARGFQPSETSAFSRPPSRASLTASSSPLSLSTHLSPLSASIPTPPPTRPKPPSRSSSLQKISSAHSSASSLVPGLPSPDVNMLAHLKPKRPIHISPSGSNADSAPSPALSYSPTGSVSASSSPANTPKLNPSVQESRVHSTHDLKTLWADTSQKHDVPCPASLLRGGNKKMSTVQKDVLGLLSLSPRHQPVRKNTEAPEDQNLEHRPNGQPKLEAKPHPSPHSNSKGGIKLPSGNGYKLLSPGHFFPSSKC, encoded by the exons ATGATGAAATGGCAGCCCCGGAAGAAG GCCTACTTTCGTCAGGGCGTCGCCCTGCAGTTCTTGGGCCGCCACGCAGATGCTCTGGCGGCGTTCGCCTCCGGCCTGGCCCAGGACCCCAAgagcctgcagctgcttgtGGGCATGGTGGAGGCGGCCATGAAGTCGTCCCTCAGAG ACACCCTTGAGCCGACctaccagcagctgcagaggatgaaGCTGGACAAAAGCCCGTTCGTGGTGGTGTCCGTGGTGgggcaggagctgctgagccaCGGCTTCCACGGCGCCTCCGTGGTGGTGCTGGAGGCGGGGCTGAAGATCGGCACGTGCTCGCTGAAGCTGCGCGGCTCCGTGTTCTCCGCCCTGAGCTCGGCCTACTGGTCTCTGGGCAACGCCGAGAAGAGCCTGGCCTACATGCAGCAGGACCTGGAGGTGACCAAGACCTTGG GCGACCAGTCGGGCGAATGCCGGGCTCACGGGAACCTGGGCTCCGCCCTCTTCTCCAAAGGCAGCTACAGAGAAGCTCTGGCCAATCACAGGCACCAGCTAGTGCTGGCCATGAAGCTGAAGGACAGAGAA GCAGCGTCCGCCGCCCTCAGCAGCCTGGGCCACGTGTACACGGCCATCGGCGACTACCCCAACGCGCTGGCGAGCCACAAGCAGTGCGTCCTGCTGGCCAGACAGACCCAGTGCCGCCTCTCGGAggccaggcagctgggcaacatGGGCGCCGTGTACACGGCGCTGGGAGACGTGGCCAACGCGGTCCAGTGCCACGAGCAGCACCTGGAAATGGCCAAG ACGCTGGAGAACCGGCGCGAGGAGGCCCGGGCCTACAGCAACCTGGGCAGCGCCTACCACTCCCAGCGGGACTTCGACAAGGCCGTGTCCTTCCACCGCCGcgtgctgcagctggcgcgggaCCTCGGCGACAGGGCCATCGAGATGCGGGCCTACGCCGGGCTGGGCCACGCGGCCCGCTGCATGCAG GACATGGACGGGGCCCGTCAGCACCACCAGCGCCAGCTGGAGATGgcccaggagctgcaggacagagcgGCGCAGGGCCGGGCCTGCTCCAACCTGG GCATCATACACCAGATGAAGGGGGAGTATGAGGCGGCACTGAAGCTCCATAAAGCCCACCTGTCCCTTGTCCAGGAGCTGGGGGACTACGCTGCCCAGGGCAGGGCCTACGGAAACATGGGCAACGCCTATCACGCGCTTGGCATCTACGACCAAGCCGTGCGCTACCACCGACAGGAGTTGCAGATCTCCCTGGAG gtgaATGACCGCTCATCGCAGGCCTCCACTCACGGCAACCTGGCCGTGGCGTACCAGGCGCTGGGCGCTCACGACCGGGCTCTCCAGCACTACCTTCATCACCTGAGCATCGCACAAGAGCTCCAAGACAGTCAAAGTGAAGCCAGAGCACTAG CAAACCTGGGCAACTTCCACAGCTGGAGAGGTGAATACGCTCAGGCGCTGCCGTACTACCAGAAGTACCTGGCTCTGGCTCCAGGGTTGCAGGACCTGGAGGGGGAAGGCAAAGTCTGCCACAACTTGGGCTACGCCCACTGCTGCCTCGGACAGTACCGAGACGCCGTCAG GTATTATGAGCAGGACCTGGCCTTGGCTAAAGATCTCCAGGATAAACTGGCCCAGGCTAAAGCCTATTGTAACCTTGGTCTGGCCCACAAAGCACTGGGGGAGTTCAGCAAAGCAGAGGAGTGTCAGAGATACCTTCTCTCTCTAGCTCAAGCTCTGGATAACACACAG GCCGTGTTCAGAGCCTTCGGGAACCTCGGCGACTTGTGCGTTTGTCGGGCCGACCTTTCAGGAGCTGTGAGGTTctaccagcagcagctgagcctgGCTCAGCAGGTCAGCAATCGGAAGATGGAGGCAGATGCCTACTCAGCACTGGGATCGGTTCACAG GCTGCTCCGCCAGCTGGAGGCAGCCTTGTCCTTCCACAGCCAGGAGCTGACCCTCAGAAAGGATTTGGGCGATCAACGCGGGGAGTGCCGTTCCCTTGGCCACCTGGCGGCCGTGCATATGGCCTTAGGCGACTATGCTACAACCCTCCAGTGTTATGAGGGCCAGCTGGGCCTGGCGCAGGGGCTCAGGGATGCCCAACTGGAAGCCCAGGTCCACGGGAACATGGGCATCACCAAAATAAACATGGGGGTGTTTGAGGAGGCCATTGGCTactttgagcagcagctggccatgctgcagcagctgagcgggACTGAGAGCATGTTGGACAGAGGCAGGGCCTATGGGAACCTGGCAGACTGCTATGACGCCCTGGGAGACTATGAGGAGGCCATTCAATACTATGAAAAGTACCTGACGGTGGCTCAGAGTCTCAGCCGTGTCCAGGACCAGGAAAAGGCCTACAGAGGACTGGGAAGTTCACACAG atcCATGGGCAGCCTTCAGCAAGCGCTGGTGTGCTTTGAAAAGCGCCTGGTGGTCGCCCACGAGCTGGGCGGGGCGGCGGGCGGCAAGGCCCAGGCGTACGGGGAGCTGGGCACCCTGCACAGCCAGCTGGGCAACTACGAGCAGGCCCTCTCGTGCCTGGAGCACCAGCTCCACATCGCACGCACAGCAGGG GACACGTCCCTGGAAGCGGAGGCGAGCGATGCACTCGGATCCGTCTACCATCTGATGGCAGACAACGAGACGGCGCTACAG TGGCATCAGCGGGCTCTGGATATAGCGGAGCAGACAGGATGCGTAAGGAGCCAGGGTCGCGCCTATGGCAACTTGGGACTGAGCTATGAATGTTTGGGCAACTATGAGCGGGCCGTGGTGTTTCAGGAGCAGCACCTGAGCATAGCAGCCCAGACCAGCGATCTGACAGCTAAGACTCTGGCCTACGGGAGCCTGGGCAGGATTCACCACGTGCTGCAGAACTACGCCCAGGCTGTGATGTACCTGCAGGAAG GTCTGCGTCTGGCGGAGCAGTTAGGTCGGAGGGAAGATGAAGCTAAGATACGCCATCGTCTGGGTCTGTCTCTCTGGGCCAGTGGGAACCTGGAGGAGGCTCAGCACCAG TTGTACAGAGCGTCTGTGTTATTCGAGACCATTCGTCATGAGATGCAGCACAGCAAGGATTACAAGCTCTCTCTGTTTGACCTGCAAACCAGCTCGTACCAGGCTCTCCAGAGGGTCCTCGTCAGCCTCG GTCGATATGAGGAGGCGCTAGCCATAGCTGAACGGGGCCGAACTCGTGCCTTTGCTGATCTTCTGGTTGAACGCCAGAAGGGAAGTCAACAAGCAGTGAGCGCTGACCCTTACATCCCGGTTACTGTGGAGCACATCCTGGAGACGGTCAATGGTCAGAAGGCCATGGTGCTCTACTACTCTCTGGCAGGAGGCTTTCTCTACAGCTGGCTCATTTGTCCAGGAGCAG GTATCGTGAAGTTTAACGAGGTGTACCTCGCAGAGACTGGAGCGGAGGCATCTGAGTTACAggatgctggaggagggggaacgGCTGGAGTTCACCTGCCTCTGGACCAGTACATCGCCAACGCCAGGGAGGCCCTGGGGGTGGACAGCCACGCCAGCAGAGTTTGCTCCAGCAGCGAGACGGAGAGCGAAGCAGGGGACCTGTTGGAGCAGCAGTTCGAGGAGCTGAACCACAAACTGTCTCCGGCCACGGATCCCACGGGATACCTGCGCATGGTGTCCAGGAACAACCTCTtcaacag GAGCTGCCAGAGTATGACCAGCCTCTACAGCACCACAGTGTCTCCGGCGAAGGACGCCTTGGGTTCTCCTCTTTCCCAGTCCAGCAGCGTCAGCAAGCCGCCTCTGCGGGCGCTTTACGATCTACTCATAGCACCAATGGAAGTG GGCTTGATGCACATCAGTGGACCAGTGGGGAGACACAGGCAGCTCATATTAGTGCTGGAGGGAGAATTGTACCTGATCCCATTTGCCTTGCTGAAGGGCAGCTCCTCGAACGAGTACCTGTACGAACGCTTTAGTCTTATCTCTGTGCCATCTCTAGCCAGCCTGGGAGCCACTGTCAGG CCTCATCCTCGCCGCAGTGGACCTTTACTTTGCTCAGACGGAGGTTCAGTGGCGGCGGTGATTGGCGCTCCTCAGCTTCCCCCCAGTGTCATGGACCGCTGGCTGTGGGGCCCCTTACCCTCAGCTGAAGATGAGGCCCTTTGGCTGGGGGAACAGCTGGGATGCCGACCTCTAACTGGAACCAGTGCCACCAAGGAGCGCGTTTTAGCAGCTCTCAGTCAAACCGAGTGTGTTCACTTTGCTACTCATATATCCTGGAAGCTCGCCGCCGTGGTGCTTGCCCCCAGCCCAGAGCACGCTGCAGGGGAGGGGCCCGGTGGCCGAGCCAAGCAGAAATCAGTGTGCAGGGCATCGGCCTCAGTTGAGACCACAAATCAGGATAAGACCCAGGGTCATAGCAGCCCAGAGAGACTCCCAGGAGCAGAAGATACGGGTGAGGACGTGGAGAGCGTGTGTGATAGTCCATCACTTCAGGacttcctcctcactgctgcagACATACTGGacctctgtttgtctgtgaaaCTGGTGGTTCTGAG GTCGTACTCAGAGTCCAGCAGCAGGGTGACGGCCGATGGGGTGGTGGGTCTGACCCGAGCCTTCCTGGCTGCaggggtccagtgtgtgtgcgtgtctctgtggcCTGTACCAGTAGCTGCGTCCAaactcttcacacacactttgtacaCAGCTCTTCTCAACGGGACCAAAGCCAGCTACGCACTGACGGAGGCCATGAAGGCTCTGCAAAGCAGCAAGCACTTCTCACACCCCTCCAACTGGGCGG GTTACATGCTCATTGGTAACGATGTGACCCTGAACAGCCCAATGTCGCTGGTTGGCCAAGCGCTGACTGAGATTCTCCAGCACCCAGAAAGGGCCAGAGATGCTCTGCGAGTGTTGTTACACCTG GTGGAGAAGTCGCTGCAGCGCATGCAGAGCGGCCAGTCGAATCCAATGTACACGTCTCAACAAAGCGTGGAGAATAAG GTCGGAGGGGTCCCCGGGTGGCAGGCCCTTCTGTCTGCCGTGGGTTTCCGGCTGGACTTCTCTGGCAGCGGAGCCGGTCTCCCTGCGGCGGTTTTCTTCCCCACGTCGGATCCTGGAGACCGGCTGCAACAGTGCAGCACGACTCTGCAGTCCCTGCTTG GTCTTagtcctccagctctgcaggctCTGTGCAAGCTGGTTTCAGCATGTGAGGCCGGAGAGCAGCTCATTCATAAG CTCCACCAAGTGCTGGTTCAGTTGCAATCGGGCGACAAAGAGCAAGACTTTTCACTGGCTCCGATTCAGGTGTCCATAAGTGTGCAGCTATGGAGGCTTCCAGGCTGCCATGAGTTCCTGGCAGCGCTCG GGTTTGATCTCTGTGAGGTGggtcaggaggaggtggtgctgaAGACTGGGAAGCAGGCCAGCAGACGCACCATGCACTTTGCCCTTCAGTCTCTTTTAGCACTGTTTG ACTCCACAGAGCTTCCCAAACGCCTGAGCATGGACAGTTCCTCCTCTCTGgagtctctgtcctcctcccagTCGGCGTCCCAACCTCACTCCTTACCCCTCTCCTTCAGTTGCTACCCACCGCAGCCCTCCTTCATACCCCCGGCCTGCCCCGACAACCTCTCCTGTGATGCCATCTCTGTCTACAGCCTCAGCTCGCTCGCCTCCTCTCTCAGTTTCCTGTCCCGGCCTGAGccggcaggaagtgacatcatcagCCAGCGCTCGCATCAACAGGAGCCAGAGAGGGCTCGCGGAGGGGGCCTCTATCGCCATTCAGGTGCCCTGCCAAGAGGCCGACTGGGTAACCATGAAGGAGGGGAGGACGAGGCGTACGAGGGCTACTCCATCATAAGCAGTGAGCCGttagggcgaggggggaggGACTGTGACACGCTGCCTCTACCCGCCGGACACCGATATAGCAGAGGTACTGCTGGGAGGCATGGGTATCCTGTATCCAATTCCTCCAAGGGAAGCCTCAGCACGCCAACGTCTCCAATTAAagctccaccaccagcaccgCCCCAAACGCTTCCCAACAGACACCAGCAGGAAAG CTCATCTCCACAGAAAACTATGAAAGGCAAGGTCAGCAGCTCAGATTCAGACCAGTCGAGCACAGAGACCGACAGCACAGTCAAGTcccaggaggagaggaaaggaccGGCCGGACAGATGGATCCCCAGAAACTGGCCCAGAAGATCCTCGAGGAGACCCAAAGCCACATGCAAGCTGTGGAGAATATGCAGAAAGCAAATGTCAGAGGAACAACATTGGGGGCCCCTGAGGCACATGCCAGACAGCAATCTGTCTCCACTCCCACAACCCCAACTCTGACTCCAAATGGAGGAGCGCGAGGGTTTCAGCCCTCAGAGACCAGCGCATTCAGCAGACCTCCCAGCAGAGCAAGTCTAAcggcctcttcctctcctctctcgctctcaacTCACCTTTCCCCTCTTTCTGCCTCCATCCCAACACCTCCTCCAACGCGGCCTAAGCCACCATCCCGCTCCTCGTCGCTGCAGAAAATCAGCTCGGCtcattcctctgcttcttcGTTGGTGCCAGGCTTACCTTCCCCAGATGTGAACATGCTGGCTCATCTAAAACCCAAACGCCCTATCCACATCTCACCTTCCGGCTCCAATGCTGACAGCGCTCCATCGCCAGCCCTTTCTTACTCCCCTACAGGATCCgtttcagcctcctccagcccaGCAAACACCCCCAAACTGAACCCGTCAGTACAGGAAAGCAGAGTCCACAGCACTCATGACTTAAAAACACTGTGGGCCGACACGAGCCAGAAACACGATGTGCCCTGTCCTGCTAGTTTACTACGAGGTGGGAATAAAAAAATGAGCACAGTTCAGAAGGATGTCTTGGGTTTGTTAAGTCTCTCACCAAGACATCAGCCtgtcaggaaaaacacagaggcaCCTGAGGACCAAAACCTTGAGCACAGACCAAATGGTCAACCAAAGCTGGAGGCAAAGCCACATCCAAGCCCACATTCTAACTCCAAAGGAGGCATCAAGCTTCCCTCTGGGAACGGCTACAAGTTGCTCTCGCCTGgacatttctttccatcttcTAAGTGTTGA